The DNA region TCGATTCCGGTGTATATAGCGGTGAACGCGCCGAGGAAGTGCAAGCCTTTGCCACGGCGACCAATGTGCAGATTATGGTGATGACCATCGATGCGATTCGCGGCGATAAAAACACCCGTATCATTCACCAGCAGCGCGATAAGTTAAATGGCCTGCGCCCGATTGATTACCTGAAAGCCACACGCCCGGTGGTGATTATGGATGAGCCGCAGAACATGGAGTCACTACTGGCGCAATCAGCAATAGGTGAATTAGAGCCGGTATTCACACTGCGTTATTCCGCTACGCATAAGCAGTTGCGTAACTTGGTCTATCGGCTTGACCCGGTGGATGCACACGACTTGGGGTTGGTGAAACAGATCGTGGTTGCTGAAGTGGCGCAGCAGGGCGCGGATGCTGCACCTTATGTCAAGCTGCTGGAAGTAAAACACGCAAAAACCTGGTCGGCGAAGCTTGAGCTTGCCTGTCGCAAGGCCGATGGTTCGCTGGAGCGTAAAGCCAAAACGGTAAAACAATATCAGGAGTTATTCGAGGTTACAGGTAATCCCGCCTATGACGGCCGGCGAATTGAAGAAATACGCATCGCCGATGGTACTGAGCCGGGCAGTATCGAGCTTACAAATTACGGTGTATTGCAAGAAGGCGAAGCTATCGGTGATGCAACAGGCGCGATCTACAAGGAGATGATTCGCGAAACTGTGCGCGAGCATCTGCGCAAAGAGGCGATGTTGCGCACTAACCCTAAAACCAGCGGCATCAAAGTATTGAGCCTGTTTTTCGTGGATAAGGTGGCGAGTTTCCTCGGCGATGGTACGAACAATGACGATGCCAACGGCGATTTTGTGAAATGGTTTGATGAAGTGTTTGCTGAGGAGCGCAACAAAAATACGCAATACCGGGAGCTATTACCACAGGAACCGCGCGAGCTGCGCAAGGCTTATTTTTCGCAACTGAAAAAGAAAGGCGGCAAGGTCGAATTCAAGGATTCCAACGGTTCCACCAAGGCCGACGATGACGCCTACGAACTTATCATGCAGGATAAACAGCGGCTGCTGGATTCCAGCGAACCGGTGCGTTTTATCTTTAGTCATTCAGCGTTGCGCGAAGGCTGGGACAACCCGAATGTATTCCAGATTTGTACGCTGCGCGAGATGGGCAAAGAAACTGAACGGCGGCAAACCTTGGGGCGCGGCCTGCGCCTGCCGGTAGCGAAAACAGAACAAGGTTATGTGCGCATTGCCGATCGCGGTATCGCCACACTGACGGTGATTGCCAATGAGTCTTACACCGCGTTTGCACAAAACCTGCAAACGGAATACCAGAACGCCGGCGTAGGGATTGGCCTGGTTCGGCGCAATGAATTTGCCAGGTTGACGAAACTGGATGCCGAAGGCAGGGCGACAGACGATCTGCTCGGCTTTAAGGATTCGCTGGCAATATTCCAGCATCTGGAGCGTGCAGGCTTTATCAAGGACGGCAGGGCGACTTCCTTATTCCAGCCGAAACTCGAAGGTTTTTCACTGCATCTGCCGGAATCATTTAAGCCTTATGAGGCGCAAATTATTGGGTTGATTGACCGGTCTGGCATTGGGCAATACGTCAAGCCAACATCCAAACGGCAGGTACGCAAACTCAATAAGGCGCTCTATGCTACGCCGGAATTTGAACACTTCTGGAATGCCATCAGCCAGAAAACAACTTACCACGTTCAGGTTGAGCGGGAAAAACTTATCGCTAATGTGGTTGCGGCTATCAAGGCAGCGCCAAGGATTCTGCCGCTGCGTATAGAAATCAAACAAGCCAAAGTCACCGTGATGCGCGGTGGTACGCAAGGCAGTGAAACCCGTACACCACGCATTGCTGAATTAAAAGGCAGTTACGATTTACCGGATATTATCGGAGAGTTGCAGCAGGCCACATCGCTGACACGTAAAACGTTGGTAGATATTCTTGTTGGCAGCGGCAGGTTGGGCGAGTTTATCGGCAACCCGAACGACTTTATGGTTATGGCACGACGTTGCGTACAGGCTGAGTTGGCAAAATTGCTGATAGAGGGAATCCAGTACGAAAAAATTGATGGCTCCATTTATGAACTGCGCGAATTGCAAGCCGATGGACTGGAAGAAAAGGAACGCTTTCTCGACCAGATGTACAAGGTGCAGAACCAGCAGAAAACCGACTTCGACTACGTGGTGTATGACTCAGGAGTAGAAAGCGACTTTGCCAGATTGCTGGACAGCCGGGAGGATATAAAACTGTTTATGAAACTGCCCGCCCGGTTTAAGGTGCCCACGCCCGTAGGTGATTACAACCCGGACTGGGCCATCATCAAACAGGTGGATGGCGAGGATCGTATTTACATGATTCGGGAAACCAAGAGTTCACTAGACGACAACCAACTGCGGCCATCGGAACTGGCCAAGATTAAAGCCGCCGAAAAACATTTTAAAGCCATTGGTGTTGATGATTATCATCGGGCAGCGCCGGAGGCGTGGAATCTTTGAGGGTCGAATGGGTGTCGTTTGGTTTCGTGCTTGATATTATGTGGTAGCTCGGAAACAAGTAATTCCAGGCAGGTTCGCACCGCTCGTGGTCGGCTGTTCTGGGAATGTTGGAGATTTCAAGATTGGAAAAACGTTTGATGTCTTTGATATGGTTTTTTTAAGTTTCATTGTCAACCTTTGATATTCTGCAAAAACTCAACCAGTTCATGGATTTTTGTGCTGGGGTTGTCAGTATGCTGCTGAATTGCAGCAGCCAGTGCGCGCTGCGCATTGTTCTTTGCAAACTCTAGCTGGCCTGATAGCTCTGCAAATATATTTTTGGAGCCTTTTTGATATCCAGGAAAGTAATTTTTCAATTGAGACAGTACCTGATTCGCGGCGCTGTTACCTGGCAGTGGTTGGTAGGGCGCGGTTGTATACCGGTAATGCAGCAGCAACCAGTATTCAAAGCAAGGAACAGAGGTGATGGAGAAGTAGGTGTTTTTTGGAGTGGCCTTTTCTATACGATCGCACGCATCCTGGTAACTGCTGTGGGTGTCTTTATCAAAAACACAATAAACCCTGTCAAAAGGGTCTCCTGCCAGTTTTTCCTGGTCGTAGCGTTGTTGTGCATACTCAAAAACACTGATGGGACTTGAACCACTTTCCCCGGTGATTTCAATATTGGTACTGCTTAGCTGGTAATGATTTTTCAGACCTTCAAAATAATGTGGTTCCGTTTTGCTGCCCTCACAAACAATCAACACTTTGGCATAGGGTGCGCGGGTTGCTTTGCGCCTTTGCAGTGACTGGGCCAATCTGGCTTTGCGTCTGTGAAACAGGTTATCCGTACCCATTGAATCGGCACCTCAGTTGTTTTGGTTGACGGGATAGCTGAGTGAACCGACAAGGGGCAGGGCACCATAGCGGCCAGATAAGTAGGCAAGCTCTAGGTTTTCCCTCCCCTTTCTGGGGCTGAAATCCGTCAGGGAATACAGGTTGCTGGCCTGAGATTTATCTTTTTCGCAAAACCAGATTTGATCGCGTCGAAAAACGTCCTGGTTGAGAATTGAGGTCTCATGGGTGGTGAAAATTAGTTGTGCGTTATGGGGATTGGTTGTTTCGTTGTGGAATAACTGAACCAGAAACTGCACCAGCTTGGGGTGCAGGTTGTCGTGTAGTTCGTCAATAAACAGGATATAACCATTTTTCAACACATCCAACCAAGGCCCGGCAAAGCCAAAAAAGCGCTGAGTACCATCGGATTCATCCTCCAGATCAAAAGGGATCAATGCGCCATCATTTGTTTGATGCAGGGTTTTGACTTCGAGAACTTTCTCGCCTTTCATTGCTTTCGTGATCTGATCTTTGATGAGCTCGGGCATGTCTGACGGCAGCTCGTTTGGATCAAAAGGCTTGGTTTCGACATGAATATCGGCAATGCCCAGGTCAGCCGCCTTGAGAAAATCCAGGATGCGGCTCTTATCGTCGCTGGTACAACGCAATGCACTGAACTCTACACCCCAACCACCGACCTGGCCGGTTTTCAGGGTGTTTTTGAACCAGTCATAGAGGGGTTGTAGTTGCTGGCTATTGAGTTGCACAGCCGTAGACAAAAATAACGCGTTATCCCGTGTAGACTTTTGC from Cellvibrio japonicus Ueda107 includes:
- a CDS encoding DEAD/DEAH box helicase family protein; this translates as MMSSNSNNTSFRFDSHQQYQLDAISAVIDLFDGQPTNADKLAIALRGIVASREGELELDTAQEVGAIGNNLVLDESAILANLQAVQDRNGLEVSNALTTENGIAKFDFDIEMETGTGKTYVYLRTIFELAEKYGFTKFIILVPSVAIREGVNTSIRLMRSHFRDLYPAQPFDSGVYSGERAEEVQAFATATNVQIMVMTIDAIRGDKNTRIIHQQRDKLNGLRPIDYLKATRPVVIMDEPQNMESLLAQSAIGELEPVFTLRYSATHKQLRNLVYRLDPVDAHDLGLVKQIVVAEVAQQGADAAPYVKLLEVKHAKTWSAKLELACRKADGSLERKAKTVKQYQELFEVTGNPAYDGRRIEEIRIADGTEPGSIELTNYGVLQEGEAIGDATGAIYKEMIRETVREHLRKEAMLRTNPKTSGIKVLSLFFVDKVASFLGDGTNNDDANGDFVKWFDEVFAEERNKNTQYRELLPQEPRELRKAYFSQLKKKGGKVEFKDSNGSTKADDDAYELIMQDKQRLLDSSEPVRFIFSHSALREGWDNPNVFQICTLREMGKETERRQTLGRGLRLPVAKTEQGYVRIADRGIATLTVIANESYTAFAQNLQTEYQNAGVGIGLVRRNEFARLTKLDAEGRATDDLLGFKDSLAIFQHLERAGFIKDGRATSLFQPKLEGFSLHLPESFKPYEAQIIGLIDRSGIGQYVKPTSKRQVRKLNKALYATPEFEHFWNAISQKTTYHVQVEREKLIANVVAAIKAAPRILPLRIEIKQAKVTVMRGGTQGSETRTPRIAELKGSYDLPDIIGELQQATSLTRKTLVDILVGSGRLGEFIGNPNDFMVMARRCVQAELAKLLIEGIQYEKIDGSIYELRELQADGLEEKERFLDQMYKVQNQQKTDFDYVVYDSGVESDFARLLDSREDIKLFMKLPARFKVPTPVGDYNPDWAIIKQVDGEDRIYMIRETKSSLDDNQLRPSELAKIKAAEKHFKAIGVDDYHRAAPEAWNL
- a CDS encoding RloB family protein codes for the protein MGTDNLFHRRKARLAQSLQRRKATRAPYAKVLIVCEGSKTEPHYFEGLKNHYQLSSTNIEITGESGSSPISVFEYAQQRYDQEKLAGDPFDRVYCVFDKDTHSSYQDACDRIEKATPKNTYFSITSVPCFEYWLLLHYRYTTAPYQPLPGNSAANQVLSQLKNYFPGYQKGSKNIFAELSGQLEFAKNNAQRALAAAIQQHTDNPSTKIHELVEFLQNIKG
- a CDS encoding AAA family ATPase, which encodes MLIEFSVANFRSFKERQTLSLTKANGQELSDTNTFRVEADHALDLLKSTAIYGPNAGGKTNLLLAVRTMKDIVLHSANKQHGDALPVNAFRLDNGLQHRPSELEILFIAAGVRYQYGFTATQQQVYEEWLIAYPNKRPQRWFSRAWNETRNEYDWEFGSHLTGTKQLWQKSTRDNALFLSTAVQLNSQQLQPLYDWFKNTLKTGQVGGWGVEFSALRCTSDDKSRILDFLKAADLGIADIHVETKPFDPNELPSDMPELIKDQITKAMKGEKVLEVKTLHQTNDGALIPFDLEDESDGTQRFFGFAGPWLDVLKNGYILFIDELHDNLHPKLVQFLVQLFHNETTNPHNAQLIFTTHETSILNQDVFRRDQIWFCEKDKSQASNLYSLTDFSPRKGRENLELAYLSGRYGALPLVGSLSYPVNQNN